In the Mesorhizobium sp. M1D.F.Ca.ET.043.01.1.1 genome, TCACCAGCACGCACCACCGCCGGCTGCTGGTCGACTGGGAAGCGCGCGCGCGCGTGGTGCTCGCTTCTTTTCGCGCCGAGAGCGCCAAATATGTCGGCGATCCGGATTTCGAGCGGCTGATCGCGCTGATGATGCGCTCAAGCCCGGAGTTCCGGGATTGGTGGCCAAGGCGGGACGTGGCGCGAAGGCTGACGGGGGTGAAGCATGTCCGCCATCCCAGCGCCGGCGCGATGGCATTCGAGCATATGAGCCTGTCGATCGACGACGGCTCGGACATGCGGCTGATCGTCTATACGCCGTTGCCCGAGCAGAATTCGGTCGCCAAGCTGAAGAAGCTGCTCGAAGCGCAGCCTGTCAAGAAGCGCAGCGCCTGACGGGTTCCGGCTCAGCCCTTCGGCTTCAGCCCGTCGAGGAACAGTTGCTCCAGGAAGCGCGCTGCGTCCTCGAAGCGGCCGTCGCCGCCGCGGTCGGGGCCGAGCACGGCACGGACCTGGACATCGAAATCGGCGTAATGCTGCGTCGTCGCCCAGATCGAGAAGATCAGATGCCAGGGATCGGTGCGGGCGATCTTGCCGGCGCGCATCCAGCCCTTGATGACGGCGGCCTTCTCGTCGACCAGCGTCTTCAACTCGCCCTCCAGCATCGGCATGATGCGCGGCGCGCCCTGCAGGATCTCGTTGGCGAAGAGCCGGCTTTCGCGCGGAAAATCGCGCGCCATTTCGAGCTTGCGGCGAATATAGCTTTTAAGTTCGGTCATCGGGTCGCCGATGTCGTCGAGTTCGCGCAGCGGCGCCAGCCAGGTGTCGAGCAGCCGCTGCATCAGCGTCTCGTGAATGTCTTCCTTGCGGCGGAAGTAATAGAGAAGGTTCGGCTTCGACATGCCGGCGGCCTCTGCGATCTGGTCGATGGTCGAGCCGCGAAAGCCGTTGGTTGAAAAGACTTCGAGCGCGGCTTCCAGGATGAGGTCGCGCTTTTCCTGCTGGATGCGGGTGCGGCGGGGCGCTGAACCTTCCATCGTCGCCGTCATCCCCGCAAAACTTTGCCGTGCGCGCGATCTGGACCAATTCTCTGGACCAGTTTTTCCTTGGCCTGTGGAGCGCGCTTCCGATGCCGCATTTCCGTTAGTAATCCCTTGACCGCCAACATGGCGGTGCTAACGTTTGTCCAATCGGTCAAAAATTTGCGTAGCACGAAAACGCAGCGAAGACCAAGCGTTGGCCTCACCGAAACAGGTTACAAGGGGAAGTCTTGGTCATGTCCAACCGGCTGAAAGTCACGCCGAACGATCTCAGCGCATTCTGGATGCCGTTCACGGCAAACCGGCAGTTCAAGCAGGCGCCGCGCATGTTCGTGTCCGCCAAGGACATGCATTACACGACAAGCGACGGCCGCAAGGTGCTCGACGGCACCGCCGGCCTGTGGTGCGTGAACGCCGGCCACTGCCGGCCGAAGATCACCGAAGCGATCCAGAGCCAGGCGGCGGAGCTCGACTATGCGCCGGCCTTCCAGATGGGCCACCCGATCGTGTTCGAGCTGGCGAATCGTCTGGTCGACATCGCGCCGAAGGGCATGGACCATGTCTTCTTCACCAATTCCGGCTCGGAATCGGTCGAGACCGCGCTCAAGATGGCGATCGCCTATCACCGTGCCAGGGGCGAGGGCTCGCGCACCCGGCTGATCGGCCGCGAGCGCGGCTATCACGGCGTCAATTTCGGCGGCATCTCGGTCGGCGGCATCGTCAGCAACCGCAAGATGTTCGGCACGCTGCTCGGCGGCGTCGACCACTTGCCGCACACGCACCTGCCGGAGAAGAATGCCTTCTCGAAGGGCGTGCCGGAACATGGCGCGGAGCTGGCGAACGAGCTGGAACGCCTCGTCGCGCTGCATGATGCTTCGACCATCGCCGCCGTCATCGTCGAGCCGGTCGCGGGTTCCACCGGCGTCATCCTGCCGCCGAAGGGCTATCTGCCGAAACTTCGGGAAATCTGCACGAAGCACGGCATATTATTGATTTTCGATGAAGTGATCACCGGCTTCGGCCGTCTCGGCGCGCCGTTCGCGGCGGATTATTTCGGCGTCACGCCCGATATCATGACCACGGCAAAGGGCGTTTCCAACGGCGTCATCCCGATGGGCGCGGTGTTCGTGAAGAAGGAGATCCACGACGCCTTCATGACCGGTCCGGAACACATGATCGAGTTCTTCCACGGCTACACCTATTCGGGCAATCCGATCGCCTGCGCCGCGGCGTTGGGCACTTTGGACACCTACAAGGAAGAAGGCCTGCTGACGCGTGGCGAAGAGCTCGCGCCTTACTGGGAAGACGCGCTGCATTCACTGAAGGGCGAGCCGCATGTCATCGATGTCAGAAACATCGGCCTGATCGGCGCGATCGAGCTGGCGCCGATCCCCGGTAGCCCGACCAAGCGGGCCTTCTCGGCCTTCGTCAAGGCATTCGAGCGCGGCGCGCTGATCCGCACCACCGGCGACATCATCGCGCTGTCGCCGCCGCTGATCATCACCAAGGGCCAGATCAACGAACTGATCGACCATGTTCGGGACGTTCTGCGCTCGGTAGACTAAACTGCTTCAACCGGCCGGGCGGCGTCGGGAACCGCCGTCCGATCGGTGACATGAAATGAGAGGACTTTGAATGGCCGCCCCCGGCGAGAATCTGCGAGTGAATTCAGACCGTTTGTGGGATTCCATCATGGAGATGGCGAAGATCGGCCCCGGCATTGCCGGCGGCAACAATCGCCAGACGCTCACCGATTCCGATAAGCAGGGCCGCGAGCTGTTCAAGTCCTGGTGCGACGAGGCCGGGCTCACCATGGGCGTGGACCAGATGGGCACCATGTTCATGACGCGACCCGGCACCGATCCGGACGCGCTGCCGGTCTATGTCGGCTCCCACCTCGATACCCAGCCGACCGGCGGCAAATATGACGGCGTGCTCGGCGTGCTTTCCGGCCTGGAGGTCGTGCGCTCGCTCAACGATCTCGGCATCAAGACCAAGCATCCGATCGTCGTCACCAACTGGACGAACGAGGAAGGCGCCCGTTTCGCGCCGGCCATGCTTGCGTCGGGCGTATTCGCAGCCGTGCATACCCAGGACTACGCCTATGCCCGCAAGGACCTCGACGGCCTGACCTTCGGCGACGAGCTGAAGCGTATCGGCTGGGTCGGCGACGAGAAGGTCGGCGCACGCAAGATGCACGCCTATTTCGAGTACCATATCGAGCAGGGGCCGATCCTCGAAGCCGAGAACAAGCAGATCGGCGTGGTTACGCACTGCCAGGGCCTGTGGTGGCTGGAGTTCACGCTGACCGGCAGGGAAGCGCATACCGGCTCGACGCCGATGAACATGCGCGTCAATGCCGGCCTTGCCATGGCGCGCATCCTGGAAATGGTGCAGACGGTCGCGATGGAGAACCAGCCGGGCGCCGTCGGCGGCGTTGGTCAGGTGAAGTTCTCGCCCAATTCGCGCAATGTTTTACCGGGCACTGTGATCTTCACCGTCGACATCCGCTCGCCGGACCAGGCGAAGCTCGACGGCATGCGCGCCCGCATCGAGAAGGAAGCTCCGAAGATCTGCGAGCCGCTCGGCGTCAAATGCTCGGTCGAGGCTGTGGGCCATTTCGATCCGGTGACCTTCGATCCGACGCTGGTCGGGCGCGTGCGCACGGCGGCCGAAAAACTGGGCTACAGCCACATGAACCTCATTTCCGGCGCCGGCCACGACGCCTGCTGGGCGGCCAAGGTCGCGCCGGCGACCATGGTCATGTGCCCCTGCGTCGGCGGGCTCAGTCACAACGAGGCCGAGGATATCTCCAAGGAATGGGCGGCGGCGGGCGCCGACGTGCTGTTCCACGCGGTGGTCGAGACGGCGGGAATCGTTGAATGACCGAATAGATCCGTCACCTCGCAACACCGCTCGCAAAGAAGCGCGAAAAGATCAGGGGAACTGAAGAGAATGACCAAAGTCATCAAGAACGGCACCATCGTCACCGCCGACCGGACATGGAAGGCCGACGTGGTGTTCAGCCACGGCAAGATCATCGCCATCGGCTCGGACCTGCACGGCGATCATGAGTTCGACGCCACGGGCTGCTACATCATGCCGGGCGGCATCGATCCGCACACCCATCTCGAAATGCCTTTCATGGGCACCTATTCGGCCGACGATTTCGAATCCGGCACGCGCGCGGCGCTCTCCGGCGGCACGACGATGGTGGTCGACTTCTGCCTGCCGGCGCCGCAGCAGTCGCTGCTCGAGGCCCTGCAGATGTGGGACAACAAGACCTCGAAGGCGGCTTGCGACTATTCCTTCCACATGGCGATCACCTGGTGGGGCAAGCAGGTGTTCGACGAGATGGCGACCGTGGTCGACCGGGGCATCACCTCGTTCAAGCACTTCATGGCCTATAAGGGCGCGCTGATGGTCGACGACGACGAGATGTATGCCTCGTTCCAGCGCTGCGCCGATCTCGGCGCGCTGCCGCTGGTGCATGCCGAGAATGGCGACGTGGTCGCTGCCCTCTCGCAAAAACTGCTTGCCGCCGGCAACAACGGGCCGGAAGGCCATGCCTATTCGCGCCCGCCGGAGGTGGAGGGCGAAGCGACCAATCGCGCCATCATGATCGCCGACATGGCCGGCGTGCCGCTCTACGTCGTGCACGTCTCCTGCGAGCAGAGCCACGAGGCCATCCGCCGCGCTCGCCAGAAGGGCATGCGGGTGTTCGGCGAGCCGCTGATCCAGCACCTGACGCTCGACGAGACCGAATATTTCAACAAGGACTGGGACCATGCGGCGCGGCGTGTGATGAGTCCGCCTTTCCGCAGCAAGTGGCATCAGGATTCGCTGTGGGCGGGCCTGCAGGCCGGCTCGCTGCAGGTGGTGGCGACGGACCACTGCTCCTTCACCACCAAGCAGAAGCGCAACGGCGTGGGCGACTTCACCAAGATCCCGAACGGGACCGGCGGGCTCGAGGACCGCTTGCCTATTCTTTGGACTACCGGCGTCAACACCGGCCGGCTGACGATGAACGAGTTCGTGGCGGTGACCTCGACCAACATCGCCAAGATCCTCAACATGTATCCGAAGAAAGGCGCGATCGTCGAAGGCGCCGACGCCGACATCCTCGTCTGGGATCCGAAGCGCAAGAAGAAGATCTCGGCCAAGAAGCAGCAGTCGGTGATCGACTACAATGTCTTCGAAGGTTTCGAGGTGACCGGCCTGCCGCGCTTCGTCTTCTCGCGCGGCGAGCTCTCGATCGAGGAGGCGGACGTCAAGGCCAAGATCGGCCATGGCGAGTTCGTCGCCCGCGAGCCGAACGCCGCGGTAAACCGGGCGCTGTCGACCTGGAAGGAGATTTCCGCGCCGCGTAAGGTGGAGCGCACCGGCATTCCGGCGACGGGAGTTTGAGCGTGCGGGCTCTCTATCTTGCAATCGCGGCTGCCTCGCTGCTGACCGCAGGCTCGGCCTTTGCTGCCGGCATCGACCTCAGCAAGCCTTACGGCGACAAGTATGGCTGCATCAACAGAAACGGCCAGGAAGTCACCGCCGATCAGATGCTGCTTCTGACCGACAAGGAGCTGATCACTGCGGCCAGCGCCTGCACCTTCAGCGACAAGCAGGTGCAGGCCGATGGTTCGCTTGTGGTGACAGCAAAATGTGAGGCGGAAGGCGAAGAGGGGCAGGCGCCGATCAAGTTCACCATCAAGCGCAGCAAAAAGAATGCGAAGAAGCTGGTGGTGACCGACCAGGACGGCAATGCAATGGGAGAAGTCTCCCGGTGCAAATGACGGCAATACCGTCGACCTCAGGCAACCAAGGCATCCAGTTCCGGCAGCAGGACAACGCTTTCCTGCTCGTTGGGATCTGTGCGGGCAATGACGGCCGAGGAAGGCGCGCCGCTCAGATTGGCCGGCAGATGCGGCACGCCAGCGGGGATGTAGAAGAGGTCGCCGGCCTTGACGACGATATGATGCTCGAGCCGGTCGCCGTACCAGGTGTGGACCTCGCCGGAGAGCACATAGATCGCCGTCTCGTGGTTCTCATGCATATGCGCCTTTGCGCGGGCGCCGGGTGGCATGGTGAGAAGATGCATGCAGATGCCGGAAGAGCCGACGGTCTCGGCGGCTATGCCGGCGAAATAGCTCAGCCCCTGCTTGCCTTCATAAGTGCTTTCAGGGCGAATAAGATGACAAGTGGGTTTAGGCGACATCGGCAAGGCTCCGGGCGTCGATCGAATGGGACTGGACGAGTGGAAAACAACATCAACGCAAAAGCAACGGGATTTCATCCTGCGCGGCAGCGGCTGCGAAAGGCAGGTTTCTGCCAATGAGCGGACAGTCGCCAGCCGTCGTTTCGGCAAGCAAGCTCGGCCTTACCTTCCAGACCAATGACGGTCCGGTGCAGGCGCTGTCAAATGTCGATCTCACCATAGGCAAGGGCGAATTCGTCTCCTTCATCGGCCCCTCGGGTTGCGGCAAGACCACGCTTCTGCGCGTCATCGCCGACCTGGAGAAGCCGACTTCGGGAACGATCTCCGTCAACGGCATGACGCCCGAGCAGGCGCGCGAGAAACGCGCCTATGGCTATGTCTTCCAGGCGGCGGCGCTGTTCCCGTGGCGCACGATCGAGCGCAACGTCGCGCTGCCGCTGGAGATCATCGGCCTCAGCCAGGCCGAGCAGGCGGAACGCATCAAGCGCACGCTCGAACTCGTCAACCTCTCCGGTTTCGAGAAGAAATACCCCTGGCAGCTTTCCGGCGGCATGCAGCAGCGCGCTTCGATCGCGCGTGCCTTGGCCTTCGACGCCGATCTGTTGTTGATGGACGAGCCGTTCGGCGCACTCGACGAGATCGTGCGCGACCATTTGAACGAACAGCTTCTGGAATTGTGGGAGCGGACCAACAAGACGATCTGCTTCGTCACCCATTCGATCCCCGAGGCGGTCTATCTGTCGACCCGCATCGTCGTCATGTCGCCGCGGCCGGGCCGCGTCAGCGACGTCATCGAATCGACCCTGCCGCGAAAGCGGCCGCTCGACATCCGCGAGACGCCGGAGTTCCTGGCGATCGCTGCGCGCGTGCGCGATGGGTTGAGGGCCGGGCACAGCTATGATGATTGAGCGCCGTCAGGAGCGAGCGCCTGCCCGCGCCTTCGTCATCCCAGGACGGAGCGCCCGCGATGCGGCGTGCGTGAAGGGAGCGGCCAACCACGCCTTCGTCATCCTAGGGCGAAGCACGCGCGAAGCGGCGTGCGCAGACCCTAGGATGACGAAGAGGAAGGCGCCCGGCCTTCGCTTCGCTCCGGCCACCCTCTCCCCGGTGGGGAGAGGAGAAGGGCGGCGCTAGATGGACTCCTTCCGTTCCAAGATCATTCCCGTCACCACCATCCTCGCCGGCCTGGTGGTGATCTGGTACGTCTTCGCCGTTATCCTCAACGCGCCGTTCCAGCGCGATCTTGACGCCAGAGCCAACGAGACTCCCGGCACTGTCGAATTCGTCGGCAAGACGCTGTCGCAGCCGAAGCCGACGCTGCCGGCGCCCCATCAGGTGGCGGTGAACTTCTTCGAGAACACCTTCCTGCGGTCGATCACCTCGAACCGCAGCCTCGTCTACAATGCCTGGGTGACGCTGTCCTCGACGCTGCTCGGCTTTGCCTTCGGCACGGCGCTGGGCATCGTCATCGCGGTCGGCATCGTGCATGTGGCGACGCTCGACCGCAGCCTGATGCCATGGATCATCGCCTCGCAGACTGTCCCGATCCTGGCGGTGGCGCCGATGATCATCGTGGTGCTGGCGGCGATCGGCATCACCGGCCTGGTCCCGAAGGCGCTGATCTCGACCTATCTCTCTTTCTTCCCCGTTGCTGTCGGCATGGTGAAGGGCCTGCGCTCGCCCGAGCTCATGCATCTCGACCTGATGCACACCTACAACGCCAGCCGCTCGCAGACCTTCTGGAAGCTGAGGGTGCCGGCTTCGGTGCCGTTCCTGTTCACCTCGATGAAGGTGGCGGTGGCGGCAAGCCTGGTCGGCGCCATCGTCGGCGAACTGCCGACAGGCGCCGTCGCCGGCATCGGCGCCAAGCTCTTGTCCGGCGCCTATTACAGCCAGACGATCGACATCTGGTCGGCGCTGGTCGCTGGTTCCGTGGTCGCTGCGCTGCTGGTGATGGTGGTCGGCATTGCCGGCCGCTTGGTCGACCGCGCCATGGGCGGGAGGCCGGCATGAACTGGCTGAAACCATCCTGGCAAGCGATGCTTGCGATCGTCTTTTGCCTCATCGCCTTCGCGCTCGGCGCGATGTCGAAACCGGAAGCGGCCGCGCTGGCCCAGCCCGCCGCGACGATCGCCTACCCGTATATGGGCACAAAGGGCCTGATCCTCGCGCTGCTGCTGATCGCCGCGCTGGTTTCCACCGTGAGACTCGCGCCGGTTGTCGAGGCCGCCGTGCTGTTCATCGGCGCCCATTTCGCTGCCTGGCTGCTGATCAAGGGCATAGGCGGCTTCGAGGGTACTGCGTTGGCGCCTTACTTTTTGACTCTCGCAGCCGCGTGGTTGCTTGCTTGGCGCTGTGTGGCCCTCCTATCTTCGCTAAGACCCGCGGCCAACGGGGCGAAGACCGCGCTGCGCCTCATCATCCCGGCGATCTTCGGCGCCTGGATCCTGATCATCTGGGAAGCGGTGA is a window encoding:
- a CDS encoding TetR family transcriptional regulator C-terminal domain-containing protein, yielding MEGSAPRRTRIQQEKRDLILEAALEVFSTNGFRGSTIDQIAEAAGMSKPNLLYYFRRKEDIHETLMQRLLDTWLAPLRELDDIGDPMTELKSYIRRKLEMARDFPRESRLFANEILQGAPRIMPMLEGELKTLVDEKAAVIKGWMRAGKIARTDPWHLIFSIWATTQHYADFDVQVRAVLGPDRGGDGRFEDAARFLEQLFLDGLKPKG
- a CDS encoding aspartate aminotransferase family protein, producing the protein MSNRLKVTPNDLSAFWMPFTANRQFKQAPRMFVSAKDMHYTTSDGRKVLDGTAGLWCVNAGHCRPKITEAIQSQAAELDYAPAFQMGHPIVFELANRLVDIAPKGMDHVFFTNSGSESVETALKMAIAYHRARGEGSRTRLIGRERGYHGVNFGGISVGGIVSNRKMFGTLLGGVDHLPHTHLPEKNAFSKGVPEHGAELANELERLVALHDASTIAAVIVEPVAGSTGVILPPKGYLPKLREICTKHGILLIFDEVITGFGRLGAPFAADYFGVTPDIMTTAKGVSNGVIPMGAVFVKKEIHDAFMTGPEHMIEFFHGYTYSGNPIACAAALGTLDTYKEEGLLTRGEELAPYWEDALHSLKGEPHVIDVRNIGLIGAIELAPIPGSPTKRAFSAFVKAFERGALIRTTGDIIALSPPLIITKGQINELIDHVRDVLRSVD
- a CDS encoding Zn-dependent hydrolase; this encodes MAAPGENLRVNSDRLWDSIMEMAKIGPGIAGGNNRQTLTDSDKQGRELFKSWCDEAGLTMGVDQMGTMFMTRPGTDPDALPVYVGSHLDTQPTGGKYDGVLGVLSGLEVVRSLNDLGIKTKHPIVVTNWTNEEGARFAPAMLASGVFAAVHTQDYAYARKDLDGLTFGDELKRIGWVGDEKVGARKMHAYFEYHIEQGPILEAENKQIGVVTHCQGLWWLEFTLTGREAHTGSTPMNMRVNAGLAMARILEMVQTVAMENQPGAVGGVGQVKFSPNSRNVLPGTVIFTVDIRSPDQAKLDGMRARIEKEAPKICEPLGVKCSVEAVGHFDPVTFDPTLVGRVRTAAEKLGYSHMNLISGAGHDACWAAKVAPATMVMCPCVGGLSHNEAEDISKEWAAAGADVLFHAVVETAGIVE
- the hydA gene encoding dihydropyrimidinase — translated: MTKVIKNGTIVTADRTWKADVVFSHGKIIAIGSDLHGDHEFDATGCYIMPGGIDPHTHLEMPFMGTYSADDFESGTRAALSGGTTMVVDFCLPAPQQSLLEALQMWDNKTSKAACDYSFHMAITWWGKQVFDEMATVVDRGITSFKHFMAYKGALMVDDDEMYASFQRCADLGALPLVHAENGDVVAALSQKLLAAGNNGPEGHAYSRPPEVEGEATNRAIMIADMAGVPLYVVHVSCEQSHEAIRRARQKGMRVFGEPLIQHLTLDETEYFNKDWDHAARRVMSPPFRSKWHQDSLWAGLQAGSLQVVATDHCSFTTKQKRNGVGDFTKIPNGTGGLEDRLPILWTTGVNTGRLTMNEFVAVTSTNIAKILNMYPKKGAIVEGADADILVWDPKRKKKISAKKQQSVIDYNVFEGFEVTGLPRFVFSRGELSIEEADVKAKIGHGEFVAREPNAAVNRALSTWKEISAPRKVERTGIPATGV
- a CDS encoding cupin domain-containing protein translates to MPMSPKPTCHLIRPESTYEGKQGLSYFAGIAAETVGSSGICMHLLTMPPGARAKAHMHENHETAIYVLSGEVHTWYGDRLEHHIVVKAGDLFYIPAGVPHLPANLSGAPSSAVIARTDPNEQESVVLLPELDALVA
- a CDS encoding ABC transporter ATP-binding protein → MSGQSPAVVSASKLGLTFQTNDGPVQALSNVDLTIGKGEFVSFIGPSGCGKTTLLRVIADLEKPTSGTISVNGMTPEQAREKRAYGYVFQAAALFPWRTIERNVALPLEIIGLSQAEQAERIKRTLELVNLSGFEKKYPWQLSGGMQQRASIARALAFDADLLLMDEPFGALDEIVRDHLNEQLLELWERTNKTICFVTHSIPEAVYLSTRIVVMSPRPGRVSDVIESTLPRKRPLDIRETPEFLAIAARVRDGLRAGHSYDD
- a CDS encoding ABC transporter permease, yielding MDSFRSKIIPVTTILAGLVVIWYVFAVILNAPFQRDLDARANETPGTVEFVGKTLSQPKPTLPAPHQVAVNFFENTFLRSITSNRSLVYNAWVTLSSTLLGFAFGTALGIVIAVGIVHVATLDRSLMPWIIASQTVPILAVAPMIIVVLAAIGITGLVPKALISTYLSFFPVAVGMVKGLRSPELMHLDLMHTYNASRSQTFWKLRVPASVPFLFTSMKVAVAASLVGAIVGELPTGAVAGIGAKLLSGAYYSQTIDIWSALVAGSVVAALLVMVVGIAGRLVDRAMGGRPA